From Acidaminococcales bacterium, one genomic window encodes:
- the cysS gene encoding cysteine--tRNA ligase, producing MSLKVYNTLTGGKEDFIPLEPGRAKIYVCGVTPYNHPHIGNARPFVTWDVFRRYLEYSGYDVLHVQNFTDIDDKIIKNAQAETLSWREVADKYIESYFAAMDRLGIKRAHIYPRVSEHISEVVAMAASLVEKGYAYASDGNVYYRVENFHDYGKLSKRNLADMQAGARVDVDENKEHPMDFALWKAARPGEPSWESPWGRGRPGWHIECSAMSLRYLGAGFDLHGGGSDLIFPHHENEIAQAEAATGCRPFVRYWLHNGFITLNKEKMSKSLGNFFLVKDILEKYDPQVLRFFLLATHYRSPLDFSGELMDDAKRALERLGTAKECLARLKSLPGRGPNAAGAELMASALRLKADFIAAMDDDFNTALAVSYLFALAKEINIYAQKVEGGEPPDGKAIQTADDVFGMTCAILGVLETGGKPEADGKTADVMAVLIKLRQAAREGKDYKTADSIRNDLSQIGVMLEDTPRGVQWKFK from the coding sequence ATGAGCCTTAAAGTTTACAATACCCTGACCGGCGGCAAAGAAGATTTTATTCCCTTGGAACCCGGCCGGGCGAAAATATATGTTTGCGGCGTTACCCCCTACAACCACCCGCATATCGGCAACGCCCGCCCCTTTGTTACATGGGACGTGTTCCGCCGTTATTTGGAATATTCGGGCTATGATGTGCTGCATGTGCAGAACTTTACCGACATTGACGACAAGATAATTAAAAACGCCCAGGCGGAAACCCTTTCCTGGCGCGAGGTCGCCGACAAATATATCGAAAGCTATTTTGCGGCCATGGATCGGCTCGGCATAAAAAGGGCCCATATTTACCCCAGAGTGTCGGAGCATATAAGCGAGGTCGTCGCCATGGCGGCGTCCCTGGTCGAAAAAGGTTACGCCTACGCCTCGGACGGCAATGTTTATTACCGGGTGGAAAATTTTCATGATTACGGGAAACTGTCCAAACGCAACCTTGCCGATATGCAGGCCGGAGCGCGGGTGGATGTGGACGAAAACAAAGAGCACCCGATGGACTTTGCCCTTTGGAAAGCGGCCCGCCCGGGAGAGCCTTCCTGGGAAAGCCCCTGGGGACGGGGGCGGCCGGGCTGGCATATTGAGTGTTCGGCCATGTCTTTGCGCTATCTTGGGGCAGGGTTTGATTTGCACGGCGGCGGGAGCGATCTTATCTTCCCGCATCATGAAAACGAAATCGCCCAGGCGGAAGCGGCCACGGGCTGCCGGCCTTTTGTCCGTTACTGGCTGCACAACGGGTTTATCACCTTAAACAAAGAAAAAATGTCCAAATCATTGGGCAATTTTTTCCTAGTGAAAGACATATTGGAAAAATACGATCCGCAAGTCTTGCGGTTTTTCCTCTTGGCCACCCATTACCGCAGCCCGCTTGACTTCAGCGGCGAACTGATGGATGACGCAAAGCGCGCTCTGGAGCGTCTGGGCACGGCGAAAGAATGTCTCGCTCGGCTAAAGTCCCTGCCCGGCCGCGGGCCGAATGCGGCCGGCGCCGAACTTATGGCGTCGGCGCTCAGGCTGAAAGCTGACTTCATCGCCGCCATGGACGATGACTTTAATACGGCGCTGGCCGTCAGTTACCTGTTTGCTTTAGCCAAAGAAATAAATATTTACGCGCAAAAGGTCGAAGGCGGGGAACCGCCTGACGGCAAAGCCATTCAAACGGCGGACGACGTGTTCGGCATGACGTGCGCGATCCTCGGCGTTTTGGAAACGGGCGGCAAGCCGGAAGCGGACGGCAAAACGGCTGACGTCATGGCCGTGCTGATAAAACTGCGCCAGGCGGCCAGGGAAGGCAAAGATTACAAAACGGCGGACAGCATCAGGAACGATCTGTCGCAGATCGGCGTCATGCTTGAAGACACGCCGCGGGGAGTACAATGGAAATTTAAATGA
- the gltX gene encoding glutamate--tRNA ligase, whose product MESNQVRVRFAPSPTGPLHIGGARSALFNWLLAKKAGGKFILRIEDTDLERSSSESEESIKDALRWLGLAWDEGVDAGGEYAPYRQTERTAIYKEYTRKLMERGQAYHCFCSGEELEQERQAALARGQAPKYSGKCRQLDAARREQYEKEGRKPAVRFLVPPDQAIVVDDLVRGEVVFDSNGIGDFIIVKSDGLPTYNYAVAIDDALMAITHVIRGEEHLPNTPRQMLVYRGLGFAPPKFGHISLILGKDRSKMSKRHGATSVEMYRRQGYLREGLLNFLALLGWAPADEREIFTAAELVEDFSLSHCAKSPAIFDLEKLNWINAQHIRKLSDEEFYALALPQLLDSGLLPAEGSREKSWLLKVVATAREHVSCAAQIPEHIKLYFEDEFDFENEEAKAALKEASAGKVLADFKSLVGAAKDLSLPSVKALLKELAKKSGLPGKKVYMPVRVALTGKMHGPELTQIIPLLGAPALIKRVDCSLAKISAERAGGQDEP is encoded by the coding sequence ATGGAAAGCAACCAAGTGAGAGTACGCTTCGCGCCCAGCCCCACCGGGCCTTTGCATATCGGCGGCGCTCGTTCGGCGCTGTTTAATTGGCTGCTGGCCAAAAAGGCCGGCGGCAAATTTATCCTGCGGATTGAGGATACGGATCTGGAACGCTCCAGCTCCGAGTCGGAGGAAAGCATCAAGGACGCCTTGCGCTGGCTGGGGCTTGCCTGGGACGAGGGCGTAGACGCGGGAGGAGAGTACGCTCCTTATCGCCAGACCGAGCGGACGGCCATATACAAGGAATATACGCGAAAGCTCATGGAAAGAGGCCAGGCCTACCATTGCTTTTGCAGCGGCGAGGAACTGGAACAAGAGCGGCAAGCGGCGCTGGCCCGGGGGCAGGCGCCGAAATATTCCGGCAAATGCCGTCAGCTTGACGCCGCGCGGCGGGAACAATACGAAAAAGAAGGCAGGAAACCGGCGGTCAGGTTTCTCGTGCCGCCGGATCAAGCGATAGTGGTTGACGACCTTGTGCGCGGCGAGGTAGTTTTTGACTCGAACGGCATAGGCGATTTCATCATTGTCAAATCGGACGGCCTTCCGACTTATAATTACGCGGTGGCCATAGACGACGCTTTGATGGCGATTACCCATGTCATAAGGGGCGAGGAGCATCTGCCAAACACGCCGCGGCAGATGCTTGTTTACCGGGGGCTGGGTTTTGCGCCGCCGAAATTCGGCCATATTTCCCTTATTCTCGGCAAGGACCGCAGCAAAATGAGCAAACGCCACGGCGCAACTTCGGTGGAAATGTACCGGCGGCAGGGTTACCTGCGGGAAGGCCTTTTGAACTTTTTGGCCCTGCTCGGCTGGGCGCCGGCCGATGAGCGGGAAATATTCACGGCGGCGGAACTGGTGGAGGATTTTTCCCTGTCCCACTGCGCGAAAAGCCCCGCGATTTTTGACTTGGAAAAACTCAACTGGATAAACGCCCAGCATATCAGGAAATTGTCGGACGAGGAATTTTACGCTTTGGCATTGCCTCAACTTTTGGACAGCGGCCTGTTGCCAGCCGAAGGGTCGCGGGAGAAAAGCTGGCTGCTCAAGGTCGTGGCAACGGCGCGGGAACATGTTTCTTGCGCGGCACAGATCCCGGAGCATATAAAGCTATATTTTGAAGATGAATTTGACTTTGAAAACGAAGAAGCAAAAGCGGCGCTCAAGGAGGCGAGCGCCGGGAAAGTGCTGGCAGACTTCAAATCGCTGGTGGGCGCGGCAAAAGATTTGTCCCTTCCAAGCGTAAAGGCTCTTTTAAAAGAATTGGCCAAAAAAAGCGGGCTTCCCGGCAAAAAGGTATATATGCCGGTGCGGGTAGCCCTTACCGGCAAGATGCACGGCCCGGAACTTACGCAAATCATCCCGCTTTTAGGGGCACCGGCGCTAATAAAGAGGGTAGACTGCAGCCTTGCGAAAATATCGGCGGAAAGGGCGGGGGGACAGGATGAGCCTTAA
- the ispF gene encoding 2-C-methyl-D-erythritol 2,4-cyclodiphosphate synthase — protein MDFRIGNGFDVHALSPGRRLIIGGVAIEHERGLLGHSDADALTHAIADALLGAAGLGDIGRHFPDTDERYKDASSLALLAEVIELLHAVGWRVNNIDAVVVAQAPKMAPYIEKMRENIAQICRVSAQAVNVKATTTELLGFVGRGEGIAAEAVASIVKFL, from the coding sequence ATGGATTTTCGCATTGGGAACGGATTTGACGTGCATGCCCTGTCGCCCGGCCGGCGCCTGATCATAGGCGGCGTTGCCATTGAGCATGAGCGTGGGCTTTTGGGACATTCCGATGCTGACGCGCTTACCCACGCCATAGCCGATGCCCTTTTGGGGGCGGCCGGGCTGGGCGACATCGGGCGGCATTTCCCCGACACCGATGAGCGTTACAAAGACGCCTCCAGCCTTGCGCTTTTGGCCGAAGTAATAGAGCTTTTGCATGCGGTCGGCTGGCGGGTGAACAATATAGATGCCGTAGTCGTGGCGCAGGCGCCTAAAATGGCGCCTTATATAGAAAAAATGCGGGAGAACATTGCGCAAATATGCCGCGTCAGCGCCCAGGCCGTCAACGTAAAAGCTACGACGACCGAACTGCTTGGCTTTGTCGGTCGCGGCGAAGGGATAGCCGCCGAGGCTGTGGCAAGTATCGTAAAGTTTCTATGA
- the ispD gene encoding 2-C-methyl-D-erythritol 4-phosphate cytidylyltransferase — MGKLHTILPAAGRGLRLGAGVNKMYIKIGDLPVLVCTLKALNACSACEAVTVAAAPEELAHVRELLAEYRKFFPRLVCAAVPGGETRQRSVGNALKQVPADCEFVAIHDGARPLIAAPVFERVLAAAHKTGAAIAAAGIHDTVKFVRNNLIESTADRAHVMFAQTPQIFSRKIIADAYAKAENEGFFGTDDASLVENVGYRVAVAEGDPCNIKITTAMDIFLAEKLLGGE; from the coding sequence ATGGGAAAACTTCATACAATCTTGCCGGCGGCTGGCCGCGGGCTGCGCTTGGGCGCCGGCGTGAACAAAATGTATATTAAGATCGGCGATCTGCCTGTTTTGGTTTGCACTTTGAAAGCGCTCAACGCCTGTTCGGCTTGCGAGGCCGTAACTGTTGCGGCCGCGCCGGAAGAATTGGCGCACGTTCGGGAATTGCTTGCAGAATACAGAAAATTCTTTCCGCGCCTTGTCTGCGCGGCAGTGCCGGGAGGGGAAACGCGCCAGCGCTCTGTGGGCAACGCGCTTAAACAAGTGCCGGCGGATTGCGAATTTGTCGCGATACACGATGGCGCGCGCCCTTTGATTGCCGCCCCGGTTTTTGAACGGGTATTGGCGGCCGCGCACAAAACCGGCGCGGCGATTGCGGCCGCCGGCATCCATGACACGGTCAAGTTTGTGCGCAACAATTTGATTGAGAGCACCGCAGATCGCGCGCATGTAATGTTTGCCCAGACGCCGCAGATATTTTCCCGCAAAATAATTGCCGATGCTTACGCGAAAGCGGAAAACGAAGGTTTTTTCGGCACGGATGACGCATCGCTGGTGGAAAACGTCGGATACCGGGTAGCGGTGGCGGAGGGTGATCCATGCAATATAAAAATAACCACCGCCATGGATATTTTTTTGGCTGAGAAGCTGCTTGGCGGGGAATGA
- a CDS encoding TRAM domain-containing protein yields the protein MLEKIWRIVIVVVFSFSGLLLGLYIMTFVSILVEPVVLDIGLFSVPLTSILSYLFGFAACGILGYFLAPLIIKYIYICSALVLNMLAELPTSEIAIGAAGLIIALIMANLLGSAASHLPFIGHYLPIVLSVVLGIAGVKLALAKKQDIIKIGKPLFREKSVKKPKIAATSPAVSSKILDTSVIIDGRIADICKTRFLEGTLLVPQFVLEELQRIADSADAMKRGRGRRGLGVLQEMRDDGYCAVEIVDYDYDDLTEVDSKLVRLGQELGASVVTNDYNLNKVAELQGVRVLNINELANSVKTAVLPGEEMTVNIIREGKEFNQGVAYLDDGTIIIVEGARQRIGEMMEVIVTSVLQTAAGKMVFAKLK from the coding sequence ATGCTGGAGAAAATTTGGCGCATAGTTATTGTCGTGGTTTTTTCCTTCAGCGGCCTCTTGCTTGGGCTTTATATAATGACGTTTGTTTCCATACTGGTCGAGCCGGTCGTTTTGGACATTGGCTTGTTCAGCGTCCCGCTTACATCCATCTTGTCGTACTTGTTTGGGTTTGCCGCTTGCGGCATTTTGGGTTATTTTTTAGCGCCTTTAATTATAAAATACATCTACATCTGCTCGGCGCTTGTCCTCAATATGTTGGCGGAATTGCCGACAAGCGAGATTGCCATTGGCGCCGCCGGGCTCATAATAGCCCTCATCATGGCGAATCTCTTGGGGAGCGCCGCTTCCCACCTGCCGTTTATCGGCCATTATCTGCCAATCGTGTTGAGCGTGGTATTAGGCATTGCCGGCGTGAAACTCGCGCTTGCCAAAAAGCAGGACATCATTAAAATCGGCAAACCGCTTTTTCGCGAAAAAAGCGTGAAAAAGCCAAAAATAGCGGCCACAAGTCCCGCCGTTTCCAGTAAAATACTCGATACAAGCGTTATTATCGACGGACGGATTGCGGATATCTGCAAGACGCGCTTTTTAGAAGGGACGTTGCTTGTACCCCAGTTCGTGCTTGAGGAATTGCAGCGCATAGCCGACTCCGCCGATGCCATGAAGCGCGGCCGCGGCCGGCGCGGCTTGGGCGTTTTGCAGGAGATGCGCGACGATGGTTATTGCGCGGTGGAAATTGTCGATTATGATTACGACGACCTGACGGAAGTTGACTCCAAATTGGTCAGGCTGGGGCAGGAATTGGGCGCGAGCGTCGTTACCAACGATTATAACCTGAACAAAGTGGCGGAGTTGCAAGGGGTGCGCGTGCTCAACATAAATGAGCTGGCCAATTCGGTAAAGACCGCCGTCCTGCCGGGCGAGGAAATGACGGTAAACATCATCAGGGAAGGCAAGGAATTTAACCAGGGCGTGGCCTATCTTGACGATGGGACGATAATCATCGTCGAAGGCGCGCGCCAGCGCATAGGCGAGATGATGGAAGTCATCGTTACGTCCGTTTTGCAGACGGCGGCCGGGAAAATGGTTTTTGCGAAACTAAAGTGA
- a CDS encoding transposase — protein MPCRGRKFQRTSVVAGQYKTTEGTKVVSCRCYVGTMNGERFADWFKKDLVKSVPRKSAIILDRAAFHRKKKPKGLARRHGARVLFLPANSLDLNPIEKTRANIKRETADILRVTDDLVPAISQYFLRYP, from the coding sequence ATGCCCTGCCGGGGGCGCAAGTTTCAACGGACAAGCGTGGTGGCAGGGCAATACAAAACTACAGAGGGCACAAAAGTGGTTTCGTGTCGCTGTTATGTTGGCACAATGAACGGGGAGAGGTTTGCAGATTGGTTCAAGAAGGACCTTGTGAAATCCGTGCCGCGCAAGTCGGCCATAATCTTGGACAGGGCGGCCTTCCACCGAAAGAAGAAGCCCAAGGGCTTGGCGAGGAGACACGGGGCGCGCGTCCTGTTTTTGCCGGCAAATTCGCTTGACTTGAACCCCATAGAAAAGACCCGGGCAAACATAAAGCGGGAGACAGCTGACATTTTGCGGGTAACGGACGACTTGGTGCCCGCCATATCGCAATATTTTTTGCGTTATCCCTAA
- a CDS encoding transposase yields the protein MAFEKAGHPFADQQEVFGITAATHCDRSKWQEEGGFRARSAKTRRGKIEPEQLPRAIEEKPDVYLRELAGKFHYALQSIGYRLRKLKISRKKDVHVF from the coding sequence ATTGCATTCGAGAAAGCGGGACACCCCTTCGCCGATCAGCAAGAAGTCTTCGGGATTACGGCGGCGACCCATTGCGACCGGAGCAAGTGGCAAGAAGAGGGCGGCTTTCGCGCAAGATCGGCAAAGACACGGCGTGGCAAGATTGAACCGGAACAACTGCCGAGGGCGATTGAGGAGAAGCCCGACGTCTATCTGCGCGAGTTGGCCGGCAAATTCCACTATGCGCTCCAATCCATTGGCTACAGGCTCAGGAAACTCAAGATTTCTCGAAAAAAAGACGTTCACGTATTCTGA
- a CDS encoding LCP family protein, translating to MIKKFAVIFFTIVVTASIAAYGAFQVFYRSPRTVRPDIKKPEKEDKFVAAGQTNVVILGVDKRNDDAGRADAIIVAMYDPKAEKINLVSVPRDMRVYINGGRWDKINHAYNYGGTENVVAALEGFLGISIKYYVQVDFSGFERIVDAVGGVPLNVRERMYYEDPWDGPFGLVIDLEPGEQVLDGKKAMQFVRYRDEEGDVGRVRRQQDFIAAFYAKMSDPAMWIRLPDLAAIALSSVSTNMGFADMLQIGRTLQKSSRTGLNAFAAPGEPVHIDGISYLLPDVMAIRTEVTKMLGMDAESDFMNSARQLAALYKDSLPENVVYYGDDLPESEAAKEQADGEAVAEKADGKEPAPEKEKPGGKEPPAKKEKLGENEGKKPTPGGDRSAPPAAGGKPKTSAPAERLPRQLRAAVVNCSGDPGGAAKMQSLLQGNGVTVTEISDGNIQNSSSIISNTYDGWVLSKLAGLPFRYSLKLSRNSESSVEAIVYVGKDFI from the coding sequence TTGATTAAAAAATTCGCGGTGATTTTTTTTACGATTGTTGTTACCGCTTCCATTGCGGCTTACGGCGCTTTTCAGGTTTTTTACCGCTCGCCGCGCACGGTGCGGCCGGATATAAAAAAACCGGAAAAAGAAGATAAATTTGTCGCGGCCGGCCAGACGAACGTCGTCATTTTGGGCGTGGACAAGCGCAATGACGATGCAGGCCGGGCGGACGCGATCATTGTCGCCATGTACGATCCTAAGGCGGAGAAGATCAACTTAGTTTCCGTGCCGCGCGACATGAGGGTGTATATAAACGGCGGGCGCTGGGACAAGATAAATCATGCCTACAACTACGGCGGAACGGAAAATGTCGTCGCGGCGCTGGAAGGGTTCCTGGGAATAAGCATAAAATATTACGTGCAGGTGGATTTTTCCGGCTTTGAGCGGATTGTGGACGCCGTTGGCGGCGTCCCGCTCAACGTGCGCGAAAGGATGTATTACGAAGATCCCTGGGACGGGCCGTTCGGGCTTGTTATCGACCTGGAACCGGGCGAACAGGTGCTTGACGGCAAAAAGGCCATGCAATTTGTCCGTTACCGTGACGAGGAAGGGGACGTTGGCAGGGTAAGAAGACAGCAAGATTTTATCGCCGCCTTTTACGCGAAAATGTCCGATCCGGCTATGTGGATCCGGCTGCCCGACTTGGCGGCGATCGCTTTAAGTTCCGTCAGTACCAATATGGGCTTTGCCGATATGCTGCAAATCGGCCGGACGCTGCAAAAAAGCAGCCGCACCGGCCTTAACGCCTTTGCCGCGCCGGGCGAGCCGGTACACATTGACGGCATAAGTTATCTGTTGCCTGACGTCATGGCTATTCGCACGGAAGTGACGAAAATGCTTGGAATGGACGCCGAAAGCGACTTTATGAATTCCGCGCGCCAGCTTGCCGCTCTCTATAAGGATTCGTTGCCGGAGAATGTCGTATATTACGGCGATGACCTGCCGGAAAGCGAGGCCGCGAAAGAGCAGGCCGATGGCGAAGCGGTTGCGGAAAAGGCCGATGGCAAAGAACCAGCGCCGGAAAAAGAAAAACCAGGCGGCAAAGAACCGCCCGCGAAAAAAGAAAAACTAGGCGAAAACGAGGGCAAGAAGCCAACGCCGGGCGGCGACCGATCCGCTCCCCCGGCAGCCGGCGGCAAGCCTAAAACAAGCGCGCCGGCGGAAAGGCTGCCGCGGCAATTGCGCGCGGCGGTAGTCAATTGCAGCGGCGACCCCGGCGGCGCCGCAAAAATGCAGTCCCTGCTCCAGGGCAACGGCGTAACTGTAACTGAAATATCTGACGGCAACATACAAAACAGCAGTTCCATCATCTCGAACACTTATGACGGCTGGGTCTTAAGCAAACTGGCCGGCCTGCCTTTCCGCTACTCGCTAAAACTTAGCCGCAACAGCGAATCGTCGGTGGAAGCGATCGTATATGTTGGCAAAGATTTTATTTGA
- the rpsU gene encoding 30S ribosomal protein S21, which produces MAEVKVGKNETLDSALRRFKRATQKAGVLSEVRKREHYEKPSVKRKKKSEAARKRKIK; this is translated from the coding sequence ATGGCTGAAGTAAAAGTTGGGAAAAACGAAACCTTGGACAGCGCATTGCGCCGTTTCAAACGCGCTACCCAGAAAGCGGGCGTCCTCTCCGAGGTTCGCAAGCGTGAGCATTATGAAAAACCCAGCGTAAAACGCAAAAAGAAATCTGAAGCGGCGAGAAAACGCAAGATCAAGTAA